GTTATTTGTTGAGGATCATGTTAAGGCTATTTGGACAATTTTAGAGCAAGGAGCTGCAGGAGAGTCTTATGCCATAGGTGGAGGATCCGAGAAAACAAATATCGATGTACTTCATTCTATCATTGATACTTTTTCTGTCTTAAAAAACGAAGATCCTACTCAGCTAAAGCTTCTCATTAAAAAAGTAGCTGACAGACCAGGGCATGATTTGCGTTATTCTATTGATGCTACTAAGATTAAGAAAAATCTTGGCTGGATGCCTATGTATGATTTTGAATCTTCTTTAAGAGAGACTATTCGTTGGTATTTAGAATACCCAAAAAGGTTAGAATGCTAAAAATTATTTGCGTAATACCCGCTAGATTATACTCTACGCGGTTCCCTAAGAAAATCCTTACCTTATTACATAAAAAACCTTTGATCCAATGGGTATGGGAAAAAGCATGTTCTATCTCTTGTTTTGATCAAGTGGTGATTGCTGTAGATGCAGAAGAGACAAGAGAAGTTGTCCAATCCTTCGGTGCTAATTGTATTATGACATCTCAAGAGTGTCCAACAGGAACAGACCGATTAGTTGAAGTTATGCAAAAAGGCTCTATGCAAGCAGATATATGGGTCAATTGGCAAGCAGATGAGCCATTTATTAATGAACAAATGATCAAAGACCTTTTACAGTCGCCCTGCAATAGCGATATATGGACTCTGAAGAAAAAAATTGTAGATCCTTCCGATATTTTATCGCCCCATATTACGAAAGTGATCTGTAATCATGAAGGACATGCACTGTATTTTTCTCGCCATGCGATTCCTTATTATCGCGATCAAAATCTATTGCAATTGTATTATCAACATATTGGGCTTTATGCTTTTTCTCAAACAGCTTTAGAGAAGATTTCCCAATTAGATTCTTGTGGGATTGAAGAAGCCGAGAAATTAGAACAATTGCGCTTTTTGTTTCATAACCTACGCATTCGTGTAAATGAAACTCTAGAGAGCTCTTTAGGGATTGATCTTCCCGAACATCTGACTCAAGCGGAAAAGTATTTAGAGTTGCTACCTTCTTGACATGTTTTTTGGCATTAAGTAGTTTTCGATATATTTAAAAAATACAATGTTAAATGAGAATCTTTTTATTATTCCTTTTTTTGTTAACCGATTTAAGAGCAGAAACCCCTCCATGGGGGATTAATAAACATGCCTTGCTTGTTGAGCATGCTCAAAAGCTAGAGAGCGATCTCAAGCAATACCCCTCTTTCTCCTTTCCTGTATCAGTAGAAAAAGTATTTAAGCTTTTTCCTAATCAGCGTATTCCCATTTTTGCCTATGGAAGTTTATTACACCCTGAATCTGCCCTCAAAACAATTCCTCAAACAACTATTGACACCTATCGCCTGGTAGTAGCTTACGGATTTCAACGTGCATTTAACTATAAGGCAAATCCTTCAAAAAAAATCTCACGCAAAAGTGATGTAGCCATGTTAAATTTATTCCAAACCAAATCTTCTGATACGGTAAATGGAATATTAATGTGGGTGACGCATGATGATTTAACAAAACTTATTCAAAGAGAAAAAGGGTATCACTTAAGACCGGTTATCTTAAGTGATTGGAAGCAGGGTTTAGATCCTAAAATTTCTCTACCTAATTTCTGGCTCGCTTATATGTTTATTTCCCCTTCTGATTCTTCTTATTCTCATCCTAAAATTAACCCGTATCCTCCTTATGCAAATGCGGCTTTATTGGGAGCTGAAAGATATGGAGATCTCTTTTTCACATTCTGGTTAGAAACTACTTTTTTAGCTGATCTAACCACCCCTTTTTCCGCTTGGATAGAAAATCCACAGATCGATTGCAACCGGGAAACACCTTGCAAGTAATCCAATGATAAATATTTGAGATAAAAAACTAAAAAATCTTTTTAAAAATCACAAGTTTAAATTAAGATTTTTATCTTTGCTAGAAGTAATGGATAAATTGTTTGACTGGTTTTTCAAATTCAGGATTTGATTTAAAAAAGAGTAAGGAATGTCTATAGATTTAAGCACAAACGGTACAAATAGCAATTCTAATCAAAATAGTGGCTTCTGCGCATATGTTTCAAATGGTGTATTAAGGACATTTAATAGTATCCATAAAATCCCTGCTAACTTGATGAGTGCTTGGAAGAATGGGACAATTTCTCAAAGATGCATGGTAGCAGCTGGTGTTATTTACTCCACCGCTGCTACAGTCTATATCATATATCTTGAATCTAGGAATACGCATACACCTATTGATTGTCCTTTTGAGAGCAAAAACAACTTTTCGTTTCTAGCCTCTAATACACCCATTGATTGTCTTTTTGAGATCAAAAATAACTCTTTGCTTTTAGATCAAATCTTATTGGAAGATCCAGGGGATTTATCAAGAAATTATAGTTCTCCATTGATGGCTGCCATTCTAAAAAGATGCGAAAATAGATTCCATGAATCAGGAGCACATGAATCGAGTGTAAACGGTGTAATTGGCATGCACGTTTGTTATCCCTTAATAGATAGGGTATGTAATGCAAGTGGATCTATATTAAAAATGATGTCCAAATTAGAAAAAATACCAGAGGGATTCCAAGAAAACGTAGAACATATAAGACGCAATTTTTTTTGTGAAAAATCTTTAAGCCACTTATAAGATTTTTTTATATAAGAACAATTTAACTCTAAGGAGAATTTATGATAGGTGTAGAAGAAGCAAAGAATAGTGCTTCCTTGGAAATTCTTGATTTAGGAAATAATTCCAATCCAACTAATAATTGGTGTGCAAAAGGCGTTTTGAGAGCTATTCATAATGTCACAAAAGTTCCCTCTCATCTGATTAACGCCTGGAAGAATATTACAGCCTTACAGAAAGTGTTGGGAGCAACTACCGCTATTTATTGTACAGCAGCAACAGTTTATATTATATATCTTCATGTTCAAGAGAATAGAGGTTGCAATTGTCTTGAGGAAATTAAAAAAGATGCTTCGCTATTAAATCAATTTTTTACACAGAAGAATCATGAACAGAATGGTTCTTTACAGAGTCTTTTTGTTTCTATTGATCAGTTACTTACTAAGAAAGATAAATGTGAGGAAGATTTTTACGACTCGGGCGCACATGAATCAAGCAAAAGTGGAACGATTAGTGTACATGTCTGTTACCACCTAATAGATAGAGTTTGTAATTTTATGGACGCAAGCGAAGAAATGTTAACAATTACTGCCAATTTCTTGCAAAAGATACCAGGAAAATTGCGCAAAAACGTAACAGATATCATAAAGAGAATGGATGAAGATTTGTATGATATCTATTCTGAGTTTGATTGCGATATAAACTGATTCTTTTACATGGCTTGTAAAACTTCACCGATCAAATGACGGTATGCATCGTAGATAGGGGTGAAAAGACTCTGACTATTTTTTAAAAATTTTTCCATGGTTTCTGATTGGTAAAAATTGATCAGTTGTTTTATTTCTTTGTGGGAAAACTTTGTATCAAAGCTACAAGCAAATTTTTCTATAAAAGAATCTTGTAAGATTTTTTCTTTAACAAGGGAGCTTACTTCTTCAATGGTTGCATTTTTTCCAGAAAAGCTAATAGCTTGAATGATAGACATAGGCAGCATGAGTTTTAGTTGTTCGGGCTGCATAGTGGTAAGGCGGATCAGAGTTAAAATGTCTTTTGTTTTTGCGTTTTTATTTTTTTGATTAGGCGTATTAGTCATATGTTTCTTTGTTTTAACACAAAATAAATAATAGGGTTAATTTTTTTGCCTTTTTTCAAGGATGTTTTATGGACACCACGGCGCTACAAAAATAGGCAAACATGAGTAAATACATGCTTGAAGAGCCGGTACTGAGCCAATTCCACCGGTTGCAGAGGTAGCTAAAAGTTCACAACCCAGTACGCAACCAGCATAAGTAATAGGCCCTCCTTCTACAGAACTCATACTTGCTAATCCAGCTAAAGCAATAATAGGTACAGCGAATTTATTTAGGTTTTTCGCTGCATTTTTTACAACGCTTGAGATTTGGAATTGCTCTACTGAAGGAACAATAGACTGTAGTGTTAGTGCACTTAATCCAGATATGTACATATAATCTCCTTAAACGAAAAAAAATATTTTATAAAAACATTTTTTTTATATCAATAAAATTTATTTTTATTTAAGTGTTTTTTCTTGATTGATGACAAGGGCGTTTTCTTTGGATAGATAAATGTAAAACACTGCTAACATAAACCAAATCTTAAAAAGATCAGAGGTTTGTCGATTCAATTCTGTTTGATAGAATAAAATTATTTGAGTTTTAATCTGATTTTATACGCGTATGTTATTGCGTATTAAATAGGTGGGTTTAACTTTTTAATAAAGTTAAATATCTTAAGAATAAAATTTTTGAGGCTTTTGATTGAGAAAATCTATAGCCATCAGATAGTATAGAAGGAATTTTATAGGAAATATATGTCAACCCAGCAACTTATAGAAGAGCGCTCAGAATATAAATTTGGCTTTACGACCTCGATTGAAACAGAAAGCTTTCCAAAAGGGCTATCAGAGGATACGGTTCGCGCTATTTCAGCAAAAAAAGAAGAACCCGCTTTTTTATTGAAATTTCGTTTACAAGCCTTTGCCAAATGGAAGCAAATGAAAGAGCCAAATTGGGGAAATATCCGTTACACACCGATTGATTATCAAGATATTTCTTACTATTCTGCTCCTAAAAAAAAGCAATCTTTAAATAGTTTAGATGAAGTAGATCCTGAAATTTTAAAAACATTTGCAAAATTAGGCATTCCTTTAGACGAGCAAAAAAGATTAGCTAATGTAGCTGTAGATGTTGTTTTTGATTCTGTTTCTTTGGGGACTACTTTTCATAAAGCTTTAGTAGAATCAGGTGTAGTCTTGTGTTCGATTTCAGAAGCGATAAAGCTTTATCCAGAATTGATAGAAAAGTATCTGGGAAGCGTTGTTCCGATTGGAGATAACTTTTTTGCAGCGCTGAACTCAGCTGTGTTTTCAGATGGCTCTTTTGTCTATGTTCCTAAAGGCGTTCGTTCCCCTATTGAATTATCTACCTATTTTCGAATAAATGATCGAGAAAGCGGGCAGTTTGAAAGAACATTGATTATTGCTGAAGAAAGCTCTTATGTAAGTTACTTAGAGGGATGCACAGCACCTGCTTTTAATAAAAATCAATTACATGCAGCAGTCGTTGAATTAGTTGCCATGGATCATGCGGAAATTAAATATTCTACAGTGCAAAATTGGTACTCAGGAGATCCTAAAACAGGGCTTGGTGGGATTTATAACTTTGTTACTAAAAGAGGGCGATGCCAAGGAGTTAATTCAAAAATCTGTTGGACTCAGGTAGAGGCTGGAGCTGCAATTACATGGAAGTATCCAAGCTGTATTCTACAAGGGGATAACTCAGTAGGGGAATTTTATTCGGTAGCTCTGACCAATGGTATGATGCAAGCAGATACCGGTACAAAAATGATTCATCTAGGTAAAAATACACGATCTACGATCATATCTAAGGGAATTTCAGCGGATAAATCTCATAATACGTACCGCGGGCTTGTTAAAATTGCTCCTCGTGCAGAAGGAGCGCGTAATTATACGCAATGTGATTCGATGTTAATTGGTAATCAATGTTCTGCTAATACCTTCCCTTATATAGAAATAGCTAATGAAACAGCCCAATTAGAACATGAGGCTTCTACCTCGAAAATGAATGAGGAGCAACTGTTTTATTTAGAAACCAGAGGAATTTCTCGAGAAGATGCAATTAACTTAATCGTTAATGGGTTTTGCAAAAAAGTCATACAGGAATTACCGCTGGAATTTGCTGTTGAAGCACAAAAATTATTAACTTTAAAATTAGAGAATTCTGTTGGATAGCATGTTAGAAATTAAGCAATTACAAGCAACCGTTGCAGGAAAAACCATCTTAAAGGGATTAAATTTAACAATAAACCCTGGAGAGATTCATGCGATTATGGGACCAAACGGCGCTGGAAAGTCTACTTTAGCAAAAATTTTAGCAGGAGATCCTTCTTATGAGATCACTGCAGGAGACCTCATTTTTGAAGGAAAGAGCTTACTAGAATTAAGCGCGCATGAAAGAGCTCATTTAGGAATATTTCTAGGATTCCAATACCCTGTAGAGATTACGGGGATTTCTAACTTTCAATTCCTTCATGCAGCTTATAACGCAAAGCGTAAAGCAGGGCTCTTAGAATCTATATCTGAAGAAGCTTTTGATGAAATTATGCAAGAAAAAATGCAACTTGTAGAAGTGAAAAGCGAATTTAAATCACGCAGTATTAACGAAGGATTCTCAGGCGGAGAAAAAAAGAAAAATGAGATTCTGCAGATGGCTGTTTTAGAACCAAAACTTGCTATTCTTGATGAAACCGATTCTGGGCTGGATATTGATGCTATGAAAGTGGTTGCTAAAGGTGTGCAAAGTGCTTTAAAACCAGGTTCAAGTTTGCTCTTAATAACCCATTACCAACGCTTGCTCGATTATATTAAACCTCATTTTGTTCATGTTGTTTTGGATGGGGTAATTGTGAAATCAGGCTCAGCTACACTTGCATTAGAACTGGAGAGAAAAGGGTATGACTGGCTTAACTAAACAAGAGCAGCCTTTGCTTCTACAATATTTAGAAGCACAGTTTGAAAAGCTTAAAACAGCAGATGCTCTCTCTTTTTTGCGTCAACTAGCATGGAAAAAATTTCAAGAACTAGGAATGCCAAATCGTACTCAAGATGCATTTAAATATGTTTCTTTACATGACTTAGCCGCTTTAGCAATCGATCAGATATACGACAGCCCTGAAATAGATAAAAAGCACTTTGAATCAGAGGTTCTTCCAGAAAGCAAGCATAGTTATTTCCTATTTGTTAATGGTTGTTTTCATCCGAACTTAAGTGATTTTTCAGCATTGCCTTCTCAAATCAAAGTTTTGTCTTTATCAGAAGCCATGCACTCTCATAAAGCCTTTTTGCAAAATCATCTTCAGCAACAAATTCAAAGGGAACGAGATCCTTTTGCTGCTTTAAATCTAGCTCTGCACACTAATGGTTTATTTGTTTACATTCCTCCAAAAATTGTAGTAAATACACCTATTCAATGTTTACACATTGTAACAGAAAAGGTTCCTTTTGTAGCACCTCGTATGCAAATTGTAGCAGGAG
This sequence is a window from Candidatus Rhabdochlamydia sp. T3358. Protein-coding genes within it:
- the kdsB gene encoding 3-deoxy-manno-octulosonate cytidylyltransferase: MLKIICVIPARLYSTRFPKKILTLLHKKPLIQWVWEKACSISCFDQVVIAVDAEETREVVQSFGANCIMTSQECPTGTDRLVEVMQKGSMQADIWVNWQADEPFINEQMIKDLLQSPCNSDIWTLKKKIVDPSDILSPHITKVICNHEGHALYFSRHAIPYYRDQNLLQLYYQHIGLYAFSQTALEKISQLDSCGIEEAEKLEQLRFLFHNLRIRVNETLESSLGIDLPEHLTQAEKYLELLPS
- the sufB gene encoding Fe-S cluster assembly protein SufB, which encodes MSTQQLIEERSEYKFGFTTSIETESFPKGLSEDTVRAISAKKEEPAFLLKFRLQAFAKWKQMKEPNWGNIRYTPIDYQDISYYSAPKKKQSLNSLDEVDPEILKTFAKLGIPLDEQKRLANVAVDVVFDSVSLGTTFHKALVESGVVLCSISEAIKLYPELIEKYLGSVVPIGDNFFAALNSAVFSDGSFVYVPKGVRSPIELSTYFRINDRESGQFERTLIIAEESSYVSYLEGCTAPAFNKNQLHAAVVELVAMDHAEIKYSTVQNWYSGDPKTGLGGIYNFVTKRGRCQGVNSKICWTQVEAGAAITWKYPSCILQGDNSVGEFYSVALTNGMMQADTGTKMIHLGKNTRSTIISKGISADKSHNTYRGLVKIAPRAEGARNYTQCDSMLIGNQCSANTFPYIEIANETAQLEHEASTSKMNEEQLFYLETRGISREDAINLIVNGFCKKVIQELPLEFAVEAQKLLTLKLENSVG
- the sufC gene encoding Fe-S cluster assembly ATPase SufC, with the translated sequence MLEIKQLQATVAGKTILKGLNLTINPGEIHAIMGPNGAGKSTLAKILAGDPSYEITAGDLIFEGKSLLELSAHERAHLGIFLGFQYPVEITGISNFQFLHAAYNAKRKAGLLESISEEAFDEIMQEKMQLVEVKSEFKSRSINEGFSGGEKKKNEILQMAVLEPKLAILDETDSGLDIDAMKVVAKGVQSALKPGSSLLLITHYQRLLDYIKPHFVHVVLDGVIVKSGSATLALELERKGYDWLN
- a CDS encoding gamma-glutamylcyclotransferase family protein; this encodes MRIFLLFLFLLTDLRAETPPWGINKHALLVEHAQKLESDLKQYPSFSFPVSVEKVFKLFPNQRIPIFAYGSLLHPESALKTIPQTTIDTYRLVVAYGFQRAFNYKANPSKKISRKSDVAMLNLFQTKSSDTVNGILMWVTHDDLTKLIQREKGYHLRPVILSDWKQGLDPKISLPNFWLAYMFISPSDSSYSHPKINPYPPYANAALLGAERYGDLFFTFWLETTFLADLTTPFSAWIENPQIDCNRETPCK
- a CDS encoding DUF2059 domain-containing protein — translated: MTNTPNQKNKNAKTKDILTLIRLTTMQPEQLKLMLPMSIIQAISFSGKNATIEEVSSLVKEKILQDSFIEKFACSFDTKFSHKEIKQLINFYQSETMEKFLKNSQSLFTPIYDAYRHLIGEVLQAM